A window of the Rickettsia felis URRWXCal2 genome harbors these coding sequences:
- a CDS encoding Transposase codes for MPYKERTKTGLPRKIDKPRYKITNWSQYNDSLRKRGMVSLYFPEGDLESLFINAQPYVEGESGRATTYQVPYIQLIYTLYRLFGFGQRQITGYFEDLWRGKGLEIPVPSFGHLCDLFSQIPLEVKQFCNKLAGRIKNGEAISLILDSTGLRFNTASNWYATKYNKVCKNKPWQKMHISIDPAMNIHNVEITDCHTADIEMLEYLIPGNISADRVIADGAYYSIEGVEKLSNRGITPVIPPPRNAKIYGQDNTIWHDKVVRYISKKVTFMHFIKNTVMELGH; via the coding sequence ATGCCATACAAAGAAAGAACAAAAACAGGTTTGCCAAGAAAAATAGATAAGCCGAGATATAAAATAACCAATTGGTCACAATATAACGATAGTTTAAGAAAAAGAGGGATGGTCAGCCTGTATTTCCCTGAAGGTGATTTAGAGTCTTTGTTCATTAATGCCCAACCTTACGTAGAGGGAGAATCTGGGAGGGCAACGACATACCAAGTACCATATATACAACTAATTTATACATTATATCGTTTATTTGGTTTTGGGCAGCGTCAAATAACAGGTTACTTTGAGGATCTATGGCGGGGCAAGGGTCTTGAGATTCCAGTACCAAGTTTTGGTCATCTATGTGATTTATTTTCACAGATACCATTAGAGGTCAAACAGTTTTGCAATAAACTTGCTGGTCGTATCAAGAATGGCGAAGCTATATCTCTGATACTAGATAGCACAGGTCTTAGATTTAATACAGCTAGTAACTGGTATGCAACGAAATACAATAAAGTCTGTAAGAATAAGCCATGGCAGAAGATGCATATTTCTATAGATCCTGCAATGAATATTCATAATGTTGAGATTACTGATTGCCATACTGCTGATATAGAGATGTTAGAGTACTTAATACCAGGGAATATATCAGCAGATAGAGTAATTGCTGATGGTGCTTACTATAGTATTGAAGGAGTTGAGAAATTGAGTAATCGTGGTATTACTCCAGTAATTCCTCCCCCACGTAATGCTAAAATATATGGTCAAGATAACACTATATGGCATGATAAGGTTGTACGTTATATTAGTAAAAAAGTAACATTTATGCATTTTATAAAAAATACTGTTATGGAGTTAGGGCACTAA
- the spoT6 gene encoding Guanosine polyphosphate pyrophosphohydrolases/synthetases homolog, which produces MCCSQNRIITSKRSQYIPFRTKPFRTDIIVTSILHDCIEDTLLTKEMIVKEFGYKIANQVEDLTRVKNDKKISSAEIVKILYQQKKKELLLIKLFGRLHNIQTVGAKIPEKGWKTILETLQSFLTIATYLKVPRVARQLYTHCLNIAANYKKLNVLRVLQDKIFISE; this is translated from the coding sequence GTGTGTTGCAGTCAAAATAGGATAATTACGTCTAAAAGATCACAATACATACCCTTCCGAACAAAGCCATTTAGAACAGATATCATAGTAACTAGCATATTGCACGATTGTATTGAAGATACGTTACTTACTAAAGAAATGATTGTAAAAGAATTTGGCTATAAAATTGCCAATCAGGTTGAAGATTTAACACGAGTTAAAAATGATAAAAAAATTAGTTCAGCAGAAATAGTTAAAATATTATATCAGCAAAAGAAAAAAGAGTTGCTATTAATTAAATTATTTGGTCGATTACATAATATACAAACAGTCGGAGCTAAAATTCCTGAGAAAGGATGGAAAACAATTTTAGAAACTTTACAATCTTTCCTGACTATTGCTACTTATCTCAAGGTACCGAGAGTTGCAAGGCAATTATATACACATTGCTTAAATATAGCTGCAAATTACAAAAAATTAAATGTACTGAGAGTGTTGCAAGATAAAATTTTTATTTCAGAATGA
- the spoT13 gene encoding Guanosine polyphosphate pyrophosphohydrolases/synthetases homolog (Containing ankyrin repeat): protein MLYQNITNNSCINQALELYHKYCYDKTTYPDQIHTITKALQLDSSSFTAVLLHENIQHLNLEDYNHFNNNIIYLVDVINKLSTIHYKPYAEQYIHFHELLLTINPKLQETAILTSLVPLLHKVSIFNLEYNNTNAQHISEIITNCYIPYLLSYTAHNDLAYLLQDLCFKIQYPEERNRILHYMYWLYPDIDNIIHNIEQQFGNIFRKLNIKASLSYRIKSPYSIWIKTLVKDIHITALNDILAFRAIVPNKKACYDVSKLIHLHYNTITSQFVDYIRYPKNNGYQSIHLVISGGNKGNIELQIRSTTMHRQTQYGSAHHTYKVNKYYVSRTNNNVSVVLFNITLSYSNRILSVYVSIVTITSTINNNLYTDYNTIPSFTQYTQHSTNFVDNDITTCTLSRTTTPEYITYYNNNLSLLIKDTNTIPYNFFLNINLNLSNTVEYKLVPLAVVQIPASNLLFEHNSVFINITYKPILAECAFPATITYTKRHEDSNIRSIFKLFEHNSVFINITYKPILAECAFPATITYTKRHEDSNIRSIFKPPSPTYNTLLATINDKVVLEQYGQKEFLSTTINTNITQMLPIITLLVDPSELNKRINDISDSNKDQLLRLGLQLGCVESVPLLITHGANPNATNCHGVISLHCAAKNGNLDLAKLLAKNGADVNAKTDNGETVLHYAVKSGNLHLVKWLIENQANIHAKTDNGETVLHYAVSFNNSDLVYLLIAYGADVNAKTDNGLTALHYAVYDGNLDLVSLLISHGADVNAKTNSGETILYSAVDYGSPDLVYLLIAYGADVNAKTDNGETVLHYAVESGNLDLVSLLIHNGANVNNAKTILHFAAKSGNLNLVNWLIKNKADIHAKTNSGETILHFAAESGNLNLVNWLIKNKADIHAKTNSGETILHFAAKSGNLNLVNWLIKNKADIHAKTNSGETILHFAAKSGNLNLVNWLIKNKADIHAKTNSGETILHFAAESGNLNLVSLLIHNGTDINTKTDDGLTALHYAVESGNLNLVSLLIHKGIDVNAKTNSGETILHFAVDLGSLDLVSLLMVRGADVNAKTDDGLTALHYAVESDNLALVSLLMVYGADVNAKNNSGETPLHYAVIFNSLDLVSLLIHNGADINTKNNSGETVLNSIMEFNNCNILKSFILGGADINLETMLPDDQTDSIINLCGDLRIS from the coding sequence ATGTTATATCAAAATATCACCAATAATTCATGCATTAATCAAGCTTTAGAGTTATACCATAAATACTGCTATGATAAAACAACCTATCCTGACCAAATACATACCATTACAAAAGCATTGCAACTAGATTCTTCCTCATTCACAGCAGTACTATTACATGAAAATATACAACATCTTAATCTAGAAGATTATAATCATTTTAATAATAATATTATATATCTAGTTGATGTTATTAATAAATTATCTACTATTCACTATAAACCATATGCTGAGCAATATATTCATTTTCATGAGTTGTTACTAACTATTAATCCCAAACTACAGGAAACGGCAATATTAACTTCGCTTGTTCCATTATTACATAAGGTGAGTATCTTTAACCTTGAGTATAATAATACCAATGCTCAGCATATATCAGAGATCATCACTAATTGTTATATTCCGTATCTTTTATCATATACAGCACACAATGACCTTGCTTATCTTTTACAAGATTTATGTTTTAAGATTCAATATCCTGAAGAACGTAATAGAATTCTTCATTATATGTATTGGCTATATCCTGACATAGATAATATAATTCACAATATAGAACAACAATTCGGAAATATATTTAGAAAACTAAATATAAAAGCAAGCCTAAGCTACAGAATTAAGTCCCCATATTCTATATGGATAAAAACACTTGTTAAAGATATCCATATTACAGCACTTAATGATATTCTTGCTTTTAGAGCAATTGTACCAAATAAAAAAGCATGTTACGACGTTTCTAAATTAATTCATCTACATTATAATACCATAACATCACAGTTTGTTGATTATATTAGATATCCCAAGAATAATGGATATCAATCAATACATTTAGTCATATCAGGTGGTAATAAAGGTAATATTGAACTTCAAATACGCTCTACCACTATGCATAGGCAAACACAATACGGTAGTGCACATCACACTTACAAAGTAAATAAGTATTATGTATCTCGTACTAATAATAATGTTAGTGTGGTATTATTTAATATCACATTAAGTTATAGTAATAGGATACTCAGTGTTTATGTAAGCATAGTAACTATTACTAGTACGATAAATAATAACTTGTATACTGACTATAATACTATTCCTTCATTTACACAATACACTCAACATAGTACTAATTTTGTTGACAATGACATTACGACATGTACATTGTCTCGTACCACTACCCCAGAATATATAACGTATTATAATAATAATTTATCACTTTTGATAAAAGACACTAATACTATACCTTACAACTTTTTTCTAAATATAAATCTCAATTTGAGTAATACTGTAGAATATAAATTAGTACCTTTAGCAGTAGTACAGATTCCGGCAAGTAATCTATTATTCGAACATAATAGTGTTTTTATTAACATCACTTACAAACCAATATTAGCTGAATGTGCTTTTCCGGCAACTATAACTTATACAAAGAGACATGAAGACTCCAATATCAGATCAATATTTAAGCTATTCGAACATAATAGTGTTTTTATTAACATCACTTACAAACCAATATTAGCTGAATGTGCTTTTCCGGCAACTATAACTTATACAAAGAGACATGAAGACTCCAATATCAGATCAATATTTAAGCCACCCTCACCAACATACAATACATTATTGGCTACCATAAACGATAAAGTTGTTTTGGAACAATATGGTCAAAAGGAATTTTTATCAACTACTATAAACACAAACATTACTCAAATGCTTCCTATAATAACCTTATTAGTAGATCCATCAGAGCTGAATAAGAGAATAAATGATATATCAGATAGTAATAAGGACCAGTTATTACGTCTTGGACTTCAACTTGGCTGTGTAGAATCAGTGCCATTATTAATCACACATGGTGCTAATCCTAATGCTACAAATTGTCATGGTGTAATATCATTACACTGTGCTGCTAAGAATGGTAACTTAGATTTAGCGAAATTATTAGCTAAAAATGGTGCTGATGTTAATGCTAAAACCGATAATGGTGAAACAGTATTACACTATGCTGTTAAGTCTGGTAACTTACACTTAGTAAAGTGGTTGATTGAAAATCAAGCTAATATTCATGCTAAAACCGATAATGGTGAAACAGTATTACACTATGCTGTTAGTTTTAATAACTCAGATTTAGTATACTTACTAATTGCCTATGGTGCTGATGTTAATGCTAAAACTGATAATGGTCTAACAGCATTACACTATGCAGTTTATGATGGTAACTTAGATTTAGTATCTTTGCTAATTTCCCATGGTGCTGATGTTAATGCTAAAACTAATAGTGGTGAAACAATATTATATTCTGCAGTTGATTATGGTAGCCCAGATTTAGTATACTTACTAATTGCCTATGGTGCTGATGTTAATGCTAAAACCGATAATGGTGAAACAGTATTACACTATGCTGTTGAGTCTGGTAACTTAGATTTAGTATCTTTGCTAATTCACAATGGTGCTAATGTCAATAATGCTAAAACAATATTACACTTTGCTGCTAAGTCTGGTAACTTAAATTTAGTAAATTGGTTGATTAAAAATAAAGCTGATATTCATGCTAAAACTAATAGTGGCGAAACAATATTACACTTTGCTGCTGAGTCTGGTAACTTAAATTTAGTAAATTGGTTGATTAAAAATAAAGCTGATATTCATGCTAAAACTAATAGTGGCGAAACAATATTACACTTTGCTGCTAAGTCTGGTAACTTAAATTTAGTAAATTGGTTGATTAAAAATAAAGCTGATATTCATGCTAAAACTAATAGTGGTGAAACAATATTACACTTTGCTGCTAAGTCTGGTAACTTAAATTTAGTAAATTGGTTGATTAAAAATAAAGCTGATATTCATGCTAAAACTAATAGTGGTGAAACAATATTACACTTTGCTGCTGAGTCTGGTAACTTAAATTTAGTATCTTTGCTAATTCACAATGGTACTGATATCAATACTAAAACTGATGATGGTCTAACAGCATTACACTATGCTGTTGAATCTGGTAACTTAAATTTAGTATCTTTGCTAATTCACAAGGGTATTGATGTTAATGCTAAAACTAATAGTGGTGAAACAATATTACACTTTGCTGTTGACTTGGGTAGCTTAGATTTAGTATCTTTGCTAATGGTTCGTGGTGCTGATGTCAATGCTAAAACTGATGATGGTCTAACAGCATTACACTATGCTGTTGAGTCTGATAACTTAGCATTAGTATCATTGCTAATGGTCTATGGTGCTGATGTCAATGCTAAAAATAATAGTGGTGAAACACCATTACACTATGCTGTTATATTTAATAGCTTAGATTTAGTATCATTGCTAATTCACAATGGTGCTGATATCAATACTAAAAATAATAGTGGTGAAACAGTATTAAACAGTATTATGGAGTTTAACAATTGTAATATTTTAAAATCTTTCATATTAGGCGGTGCAGACATTAATTTAGAAACAATGTTACCAGATGATCAGACAGACAGTATAATCAATTTGTGCGGTGATTTACGTATCAGTTAA
- a CDS encoding Transposase has translation MARAYSYDLRVLVIKSIETGKTIKEVSNLFSITIIEWKKLKKCTGDVKARSGYHTGHRRIIRDIEGFKKFIALNCDKTTIELANIWNQKISASTISRLLNKLGYSYKKNLSSSQKRYWFKE, from the coding sequence ATGGCAAGAGCATATTCATATGATTTAAGAGTACTTGTAATAAAGAGTATAGAAACAGGGAAAACAATTAAGGAGGTTTCTAATCTATTTTCTATTACTATAATAGAATGGAAGAAATTGAAGAAATGCACTGGTGATGTAAAGGCTAGAAGCGGTTATCATACAGGACATCGAAGAATAATAAGAGATATAGAAGGATTCAAAAAATTCATAGCATTAAATTGTGATAAAACGACTATAGAACTGGCAAATATTTGGAATCAAAAAATATCTGCAAGTACGATATCAAGGTTACTAAATAAATTAGGCTATAGTTATAAAAAAAACTTATCTTCATCCCAAAAGAGATATTGGTTTAAGGAATGA
- a CDS encoding Transposase — protein sequence MYIDESGIEDNSCREYGWSVIGKRCYGEKVYQHKSRISMIAGLCHKEIIAPIIFDGNCNSNIFETYVRDILIKELRHGQIVVMDNINFHKNSEVKRLIESVGCSILFLPTYSPDLNPIEHYWFKIKNEIRKNASKFEQFLDAVYYTLKKVTNLSH from the coding sequence GTGTATATCGATGAGTCAGGAATAGAGGATAATAGTTGTAGAGAATATGGATGGAGTGTTATTGGTAAAAGATGTTATGGCGAAAAAGTATATCAACATAAATCGAGGATTAGTATGATTGCTGGCCTGTGTCATAAAGAGATTATAGCACCAATAATATTTGATGGTAACTGCAATAGTAATATTTTTGAAACATATGTACGAGATATATTAATCAAAGAATTAAGACATGGTCAGATTGTGGTGATGGATAATATAAATTTTCATAAAAATTCAGAGGTAAAGCGGTTAATAGAATCTGTTGGATGCAGTATTTTGTTTTTACCCACTTATTCTCCTGATTTAAATCCTATTGAGCATTACTGGTTTAAGATCAAAAATGAAATAAGAAAAAATGCCTCTAAGTTTGAGCAATTTTTGGATGCTGTTTACTACACTCTTAAAAAAGTTACTAACTTATCGCATTAA
- the spoT15 gene encoding Guanosine polyphosphate pyrophosphohydrolases/synthetases homolog, whose amino-acid sequence MKKIEGYQTNFEICIYAKKLLDKVIYLNSVVKVPPVSVLEVKKAIYYAKKYHGSQMRQSGEPFYSHPIEVAYMISDYLFRTDVIVTSILHDTIEDTELTKEEVAEEFGWKVASQVMDLTRIKENGIKISSAEMVEMLYKEKKHDILLIKLFDRLHNIQTIGAKSPEKAKKIITETLISFIVLMPYLGISSLEKHFYRLCLNATHQNRLKENTLFTNNLRKFWSYFKHNTEAINII is encoded by the coding sequence ATGAAAAAGATAGAAGGTTATCAAACAAATTTTGAGATATGTATTTATGCTAAGAAGTTATTAGATAAAGTAATATATTTAAATAGTGTAGTAAAAGTACCACCAGTGAGTGTATTGGAGGTAAAGAAAGCTATATACTATGCTAAGAAATATCATGGTAGTCAGATGCGTCAATCAGGAGAACCATTTTATTCACATCCGATAGAAGTAGCATATATGATATCAGATTACTTATTTAGAACAGATGTAATAGTAACGTCTATATTGCATGATACTATAGAAGATACAGAACTTACAAAGGAGGAAGTAGCTGAAGAATTTGGTTGGAAAGTAGCAAGTCAGGTGATGGATTTAACAAGGATTAAGGAGAATGGTATAAAGATTAGTTCTGCTGAAATGGTAGAGATGTTATACAAAGAGAAGAAACATGATATACTTCTGATAAAGTTATTTGATAGACTGCATAATATACAGACAATAGGTGCTAAATCTCCTGAAAAAGCTAAAAAAATTATAACTGAAACTTTAATAAGTTTTATTGTTTTGATGCCTTACCTTGGAATTTCATCATTAGAAAAACACTTTTATCGATTATGTTTAAATGCTACACATCAAAATAGATTAAAGGAAAATACATTGTTCACTAATAATCTTAGAAAATTTTGGAGTTATTTTAAACACAACACTGAAGCTATAAATATAATTTAG
- a CDS encoding Transposase, which yields MLTIESTNRQIRKIIKNKGVFPDDKSIQKIIFLALTNASKKWTMPIKNWAMALNQFAILCDTNLQNWANGEVILTQTS from the coding sequence GTGTTGACAATTGAATCCACTAATCGTCAAATTCGTAAAATTATTAAAAATAAAGGAGTGTTTCCAGATGACAAATCGATTCAGAAAATAATCTTTTTGGCGTTGACAAATGCCTCTAAAAAATGGACAATGCCTATTAAGAATTGGGCGATGGCTTTAAATCAATTTGCTATACTTTGTGATACTAATTTACAAAATTGGGCAAATGGAGAAGTCATACTTACACAAACTTCCTGA
- a CDS encoding Transposition helper protein, OrfB, which yields MNLQHQRIEELCHSLNLMQIAENYLDIAQSSSKEDSSYTDFLESILKTELLARQHRSKSILTKMAGFPAIKTLDDFDYDFATGIKHKVLEGLRSLSFVERQENIILLGPSGVGKTHIAIALGYAATQCGIKTKFTTAADLMLILNAGLNQGNLDSIFKRVILPYKLLIIDEFGYLPLKPEQANLLFQVIAKRYEKGSIILTSNLPFGQWHNSLAQDSALTAAILDRLLHHSTILNIKGDSFRLKDKKKTGLVPIEIINKQEDNFMT from the coding sequence ATGAACCTGCAGCACCAACGTATAGAAGAGCTGTGCCACTCTTTAAACCTTATGCAGATAGCTGAAAATTATCTTGATATTGCACAATCCTCTAGTAAAGAAGACTCAAGTTATACGGATTTCCTGGAGTCAATATTAAAAACAGAGCTATTGGCACGACAGCACAGGAGTAAATCAATACTCACCAAAATGGCAGGCTTCCCTGCTATCAAAACGCTGGATGATTTTGATTATGATTTTGCTACAGGAATAAAACACAAGGTTTTGGAAGGTTTAAGGTCTCTGTCTTTTGTAGAAAGACAAGAAAATATTATTCTGCTTGGTCCTTCTGGAGTAGGAAAAACCCATATAGCTATTGCCCTTGGTTATGCAGCAACACAATGCGGAATCAAAACTAAATTTACAACAGCTGCAGATTTGATGCTTATACTTAATGCTGGGCTAAACCAGGGAAACCTGGACTCCATATTCAAAAGAGTTATACTACCATATAAATTACTTATAATAGATGAGTTTGGGTATCTGCCGTTAAAACCGGAACAAGCTAATCTGTTATTTCAAGTTATAGCAAAGCGTTACGAAAAGGGTAGCATAATTCTTACAAGTAATCTGCCATTTGGACAATGGCATAATAGTCTTGCTCAGGATAGTGCTCTTACAGCTGCTATCTTAGATCGTCTGCTTCATCACTCCACTATACTCAATATTAAAGGTGATAGTTTCAGGCTTAAGGATAAAAAGAAGACTGGTCTTGTGCCAATAGAAATTATTAATAAACAGGAGGATAATTTTATGACTTAA
- a CDS encoding Transposase — protein sequence MVLGIHRFNKGMLDFAKHYSFRLKVCRPYRAQTKGKVERFNRYIRESFYNPLVTKLKTSELVLDVDTANSEVLKWLRDTANLRVHRTTGAIPAERLKLERNHLQPLPLDYSGSHPTVLEIMRDKGERFSTVSLQHSLCIYQSILEAL from the coding sequence ATGGTCCTTGGGATACACCGTTTTAATAAAGGCATGCTGGATTTTGCAAAACATTATAGTTTTCGATTAAAAGTGTGTAGACCTTATCGAGCACAGACTAAGGGCAAGGTTGAGCGATTTAACAGATATATAAGAGAAAGCTTTTATAATCCATTAGTAACAAAATTAAAAACTTCAGAGTTGGTGTTAGATGTGGATACTGCAAATTCGGAGGTACTAAAATGGTTACGTGATACTGCAAATCTGCGTGTACATAGAACAACAGGTGCAATACCTGCAGAAAGATTAAAACTTGAAAGGAATCATCTTCAACCACTACCATTGGATTATAGCGGTAGTCATCCTACAGTACTAGAGATTATGAGAGATAAAGGGGAACGATTTTCTACAGTTTCCTTACAACATTCCCTCTGCATATACCAAAGTATACTGGAGGCATTATGA
- a CDS encoding Transposase: MIILEQIMEIKILNKHGKSLRSIAREVGVSVNTVRKYLKYDGSPKYKDRSELVTKLAPYKDYLSERIKSAHPVSLPGTVLFQEIKELGYTGGITQLRDYLRSIKPVAKQEDIIRFETASGKQMQVDWIEFRKGKDPLSAFVATLGFSRASYIEFVNNEKLITLIECHKRAFDYFGGVPEEVLYDNMKTVILDRDTYGPWDTPF, from the coding sequence ATGATAATACTGGAGCAAATAATGGAAATAAAAATATTGAATAAACATGGTAAGAGCCTAAGAAGTATAGCAAGAGAAGTAGGAGTATCAGTAAATACAGTACGTAAATATTTAAAATATGATGGTAGCCCTAAATATAAGGATAGGTCGGAGTTGGTAACAAAGCTTGCCCCATATAAAGACTACTTGAGTGAAAGAATAAAATCAGCCCATCCTGTATCTCTACCTGGTACTGTACTGTTTCAGGAGATAAAAGAGTTAGGTTACACAGGAGGGATAACCCAACTAAGGGATTATTTAAGAAGTATCAAGCCAGTAGCTAAACAGGAGGATATAATAAGATTTGAGACTGCTTCTGGTAAACAGATGCAAGTGGATTGGATAGAATTTCGTAAGGGGAAAGATCCTCTATCAGCTTTTGTGGCTACATTAGGATTTAGCCGAGCAAGCTATATAGAATTTGTTAACAATGAAAAACTTATAACACTAATAGAATGCCATAAGCGAGCATTTGATTATTTTGGCGGAGTACCGGAAGAAGTACTTTATGACAATATGAAGACAGTAATACTGGATAGGGATACATATGGTCCTTGGGATACACCGTTTTAA
- the proP gene encoding Permeases of the major facilitator superfamily, with amino-acid sequence MAVVINELFFPKTDPQVASLLSAAAFCSTYLLRPFAALVLGWIGDNIGRKATVIITTFIMAISCFIMATLPTYAEKGIVVSWIMIICRMSQGVSSMGEIVGAELYVTETTKPPVQYTYVGIINIAAQWGGIMALAFGIISITYLFNWRYAFWGGTIIALVGFIARTNLRESTEFIDAKRRIKNTLENFGINDKELSFKEYVEEKINIKTILAYFFLVNSGSACFYLTYIYCASLLKTNFNYTALEIMKNNFCLAIAQLILMITLVLLTKKFHPLKLLKVRAIIFLICMPSSIYLLNNITTSSSLSKIQLLLVMTSITTSTAVSILYKNFPIFKRFTFTTLIYAFSSIFIYVVTSFGIAYLVNMLGTYGILLIMIPVGVAFYWGVTHFESLEKVRYNY; translated from the coding sequence ATGGCAGTAGTTATCAATGAATTATTTTTTCCTAAAACTGATCCTCAAGTTGCTTCACTTTTATCTGCTGCCGCATTTTGTTCTACTTATTTATTAAGACCATTTGCGGCTTTGGTACTTGGATGGATAGGTGATAATATAGGTCGAAAAGCAACTGTTATTATTACCACATTTATAATGGCTATATCATGTTTTATTATGGCTACTTTACCTACTTATGCAGAAAAAGGCATAGTAGTTTCGTGGATTATGATAATTTGTCGTATGTCTCAAGGCGTATCTTCTATGGGGGAAATAGTAGGAGCAGAGTTATATGTTACTGAGACTACTAAACCGCCAGTTCAATATACCTATGTAGGTATAATAAATATAGCTGCTCAGTGGGGTGGCATTATGGCATTAGCATTTGGTATTATTAGTATTACTTATCTTTTCAATTGGCGTTATGCCTTTTGGGGAGGAACTATAATAGCTTTAGTAGGTTTTATAGCAAGAACTAATTTACGTGAATCAACGGAGTTTATAGATGCAAAACGTCGAATAAAAAACACTTTAGAAAATTTTGGAATAAATGATAAAGAATTATCATTTAAAGAATATGTAGAAGAGAAAATTAACATAAAAACTATTTTAGCTTATTTCTTTCTTGTAAATTCTGGGTCTGCTTGTTTTTATCTTACGTATATTTATTGTGCATCATTATTAAAAACAAATTTTAATTATACTGCACTTGAAATTATGAAAAATAATTTTTGTCTTGCTATTGCTCAATTAATCTTAATGATTACATTAGTTTTGTTAACAAAAAAATTTCATCCTCTTAAATTATTAAAAGTTAGAGCAATTATATTTTTAATTTGTATGCCCTCTAGCATTTATTTACTAAATAATATAACTACTTCTTCAAGTTTATCTAAAATTCAATTACTATTAGTTATGACGAGTATAACTACCAGTACTGCTGTATCAATACTTTATAAAAATTTTCCAATATTTAAAAGATTTACGTTTACTACTCTTATTTATGCGTTTTCATCAATTTTTATATACGTAGTTACTTCGTTTGGCATAGCTTACTTAGTAAATATGTTAGGAACTTACGGAATTCTTCTTATTATGATACCGGTGGGTGTAGCGTTCTACTGGGGAGTGACACATTTTGAATCACTTGAAAAAGTTCGTTATAATTATTAG